The following DNA comes from Papaver somniferum cultivar HN1 chromosome 4, ASM357369v1, whole genome shotgun sequence.
AGAGTATGAAAACAAATAGACAACTTGATGAAATTATCAAAATTGGGCAAGTTCTTTTGTGGATCTTGAAAGTTAGCTAGTGCTGtaataaaaaaaacataatagTGAGCTTCCAGGAGATTACATCTTAATTCCATGATTGATGACTGTTCTCCAGCTTCCACTTGGAACTTTGTGAAATAATCTTATGCTAACTATACTtcaaggaaaagaagaaaagatccaTTTCGAAACTATTTGAACAATACAAGATACGGCAATAAACTAATAATAACAATACCTGTATAATCATACTCTGCTGAAGTAGTAAACTCAAAGCTCGACAAATGTTAGACAAACATAATTTTCCGACAAAACCTAAGTACCAAACAACAAATAATCTCATTCCTGGCACCGATTACAATCAATTGGTGttttacatcttttttttttttgcaatttcagaagaaaaaaaacatattttTAGCTTATATTAGCCAAAAAAGTGACTGTAAAAGCGGACGCTAATTCTACaccaaaggattttttttttttattttgatggagcAAAATCAACaacccccaccaccaccaccaccactttctCGCTTTTATTCGATCACAATGGACAATTTAACACAACTTACATTAAAAGTTTCAATTTACCTCACTATTGAGGAACAAGAATGTAAAACTTGAATTAGAAACTTAAATAGAAGAAAGAAGGGGAGTACGGTGGTTGCGATTCCCTGCAGACTCCTGATTTGGCTTCAGAGATGGATCTCTATAAGCGGTGGGAAGTTTCTCCAAAAATTCAGGCATTGTAGGATCGTTTTCGTTTTCATTTTCTCTGTCTTTCTTTATCACACTCTGTACCAAATGGACATTATTACGAGTCAATATTCGCTGATACACGCAAACTAAAAATAGGGAAATTCTTAGGTTCAATTTTTTGGTACACACTCTGTACCAAATGGACAATATTACGAGTCAATATTAGCAGTTAATGAATGATTAATCGTACCTCAGCTGAATGGGACTCGAAAATTGGTAAGAAACGTTTCCGACAGTATTCGTTGAATAAAAGAGTGATAatcaaaagtgggagaattaaGGTTGATGCAACGGGGAGCTTCTTCAATCCAAATATCCCAATTGCAATTGTTTGCAGTAACAGAAGAGAAAGTATTGTCGAATTATGAACAGTAGGCCACAACTTGCCGCCAGTTTCATATCTTGGTTCAAATACATCTAGTAACTGCAAAATGATTTCCAGATGTTATTTGCTAGAATTTATAAAGCATAAAAACTACTACGAAGTATTATGTTAGGCATACATGTATGAAAGAGTTATTCTTACCTGGTTACGGTAGACAATGTATCCAAGACAGAAATAAGCCAACAGAAAAGGCAGAATCAACGGAGCTAGGAAGACATATGTTAGGCCAAGAAGGCCAAAAAATAGGATTCTTGGGACTTCACTGTGTAAAGGAAGAGATGGAGGGTCGAAATCATGACTTCCTACACAATTTTTGAGTGAAGTCCAAAGAAGAGGAGCCACTCTGAAGATTTCTGCCGATAGACTTGTCCATCCATTAGTGACAACGTAAGCAATAAAGAACGATGCCTGTAGAGAAAATATAATCGAACAATAGGGTAAGCTTGATACATCATGTATCCAGAATGGGTTACAGTAATCCTAGAAATGTGTTGAAAAACAGAATAATATACACCACAGTAACAGAAAAAGATCTTTAATATATCCTTACCTGCGCTGGAACAGCCACAGCTAGCTTCATGGGAATGTTCTTTGGTTCAAGCAAATCATCGAATTGCATAATAGCTGATCCGGAGAGTACGTTGGCGAAAAAGATGTTCCATACAGTAAAGATGAGTACTTTAGTGCAAGCACTTCTCTCTATTCTACTATAAGAACTAAAGCCTTGCATGGACGAAAAGAGCATCATGATGGGAGGCACAATTTTTAAGAACAAAGTAAGTATGAGACTCGGCAGATAACCTGTAATCACTTGATTTACGAAAGTTCTGCATATTGTAATAAAAACATCAATTGATTTTCTGCATAAAACTTTATCTTCTTGGGTAATAACATAAACTAACTTAATTAAGCATGCAGAAGCACCGGATACAACAAGAGGTTGCTCCAGTTACCTCGATATTCTGCATCACTGAAATGAACCCAAAAGAATCGAAGACTGGAAGTACGCACTTCAAGAGTAGATACATACATGTTAAGTATGCCTTTCATAAAAGGAAACAGCTTCTTCAGTTGATTCAGATTGGTAAGACCTTGAACAAATACAACGGGGATAAGGAACAGAACCGTAAGAACAATTGATAAAACAATAACCACCAGCTTGGAAATCCATCTCTGCATGAACGACGGAGAAAAGAATGGCCAATAAACATCACGAGGCTCAGGTGCTTGCTCTGTGACCCACTCAGTGGGATTATCTGACTGACGCATGTCGGAGACAACTGCAGCACCATAGCGGGTTTTGAAGGAAACAAATGCTGCAGGTACTTCCTGCCAAATTGAAGCAGATATAGAATCAAAGGGGACATTTAGTATTACTCAATGCAAAAGAACAGTGAATAGGACATATGAAGACTCAGGAAAATAAATAGTACGCCATTCTTTTGAAGTACATATTCTGACAACAAGTGGATCTAAAAGTGAAAACTGAAAATGCACAACTACCAGATGAGCGGCCCAATGAAATTGTGACAAAAGGGTTATTGTGGAAAACCTATCCCTTTAAAGGACGACCACTCCCTAACCAAGTTAGATGACCCAAGATGTTACTCAATGCTACCTAGCATTTTTCCTACCGAAACCTGAGTTCTATCGACCTGTGCCACTGCACATGTTGGATTACATAATTTGAATGGTCTGGTATTCTGGTAAGCTAAACCCCATATAGCATTAAACACTTGATAAGTGGGAAAATATGGTACTCTGATGTAAGAATAATATTAACACTGGTAAGAAGTCATTTGAAATGTGATGTTCTGTTTAAGGCatcggttttttctttttttgcagtAAAGTAGTGGATAGATTGTTCAGTGACTAAACATGTAACAACCAGAATAGTGGTCATAATAAACCACCCCATATAGCAACACATCTCTCTCCTGCCAGTGAAACATCTGACCGAGGCACTCAAATGTTCCTCCAAATTACCTAACTTCATTTTAATGATGGCTTAACTATCAACTGATGGCCTAACTATCAACATCCTGCTCAAACAAATCTAAGAATCCGACAGGGTGAAATTTCTTATAAGGAGTATCTGCTTTAAGCGGGTGACCCTTTTATACATATGCAAGTTCTCCATACCAGTCTAGATATGTGCAATAAATCAGGAGGAAAATGCAACGGAAACACCATAGGAGAGTTCAGAATTTAATTTAGCATCTGAAGTGCAAGGAGAAACCAAGTAAACTCTTAGAAAATATCCTTACGATAAGACTCTTGATTCTGCTTGGTGTGTTGACCACCGTATGTGACAAATAGGTAGAAGGGTGATATTCCATAAAAAGATTCCTAATACTTTCGCTGGAATTGCCAAGTCGGGATACAGGGACACCAAGAACTAAAACGGTGAACTGATGTGGCTGAGGTTTGGATGCGTAAAAACAAGCAATTCTTTTTAAGGTAATATATTTGTATTCCTGCAAAATTGATATCAAAAGAAATGTTAAATCTGTACTCCAAAATGTTTTCACTATTCTAGCAACTTTTATATTAATATGGGTTACAAGAAGGATGTTAAATCTCCAAATCCAGGATAGTGCCTAATTGCTCTGAAGACAAATTTATCAAAGAATCTGAAAGAAACAACTTACTATAAAAAGAAGATAGCAAACAAATGCTGTGATAAAATATACAACACAGAAGTGAACCCATAACCTGCAAGATGAAAGGTAATATGATGCTGAAAATCTCTGCTAATACGATAATATTAGGAAGTCGATCACAAAACAAGACTTTCATTCACAAATTAACCACTTCAAGCTTTAGGAAGCCTTTTTAACAAAAGTTACCCACAATTCTACACATGTTCTCTACCTGAGATATGACGAACAGGTCCAGGGAGTAATACCTTTTTGAGCCATCATTTACATTTGCAATGCTGAACAAGTCCAAAGACTTATTTGGAATATCGGCGAAGTCCGAGGCGTTTATCTGAGTCCCAAAATAGTTAATTGGAACAAGGATAAAGATCCCAATAACAGCAGCAACTGTAAAGACTTTTATACTGACAAGAGATCAAATTGTTCAATTATTATGAACACTCTTTTCGCAAAGATATAGAAAGATAATTGTTAGTAATAATCATATGTAAAGTTACCTGAATGTGAGAATACGAATAAAGACAACAGCATCCAAACCTGTAGTCAACAGAAGATCGTCTTCTGAGAGCTGCCATGCCCTTCTAATCCAACCTGTAGAAGGCAATAGCCTATCTAAATGGAAATCACCACCATTTTTCGCTTTTCCTTCGGCAACCAACCGTGGAATGTAGACATGATTGTAACTTGGTTGCTTCCTTAATATAGAATACAATGTGAAATATATAATACATACGACAAGATTAATTCCAACAGAAGTTAAAAGAGCCGAAACAATCATTATTTTACAATGTTCACCGTCTTATATCTTATGTTATTTGAATTAGTTTCTCACTACCATAAACACTGCAAAGGTGGAACTATGTACTGAATTGCACAGAATTTAAGACTCATATACAAACctgcaaagaaaaaaataaaatacgtatgaaaattaaataaataaagccCACAGTTATTTCTGTAACGCAATTATTTAAACACTTCATCTACATAGACATAGCACCATATCTCTcggaacaaaacaaaaaatttagCTAATAGAAGTAATCAAATTGTATAAACAAATCAATCGGTGATACTTATCATATTCCAATAAAATCCTAGAAAAATTAGCTgaaacacataaaattcaaccaAATCAGAAAGACCCATCACGTGAACGAACTAGGAAGATAGGAGGAGAGTGATCTTACAGTGTCAGTTTTTGTGGTTGAGAGATTCTTAAGAAATTTGAGACACAAAGAACTAATGGCGGATGCGCCCTTGCCGTTTATAtactgaaaacaaaacaaaagaataaggtGAGCTACTTGCCCTTCTGTGCATGTGTCTCTGTGTAATTGACCCGCGTGTGATATATCATGTGTAATATGAATGCTTTACTATTTTGATTCTGAGAAAAGATCCTTTGTTTTCTAATCATTTTCATTAGCTTTACGAATGATTTATTTACTATTTGGATTTCACGTAATGGGCGACTTACTAGTTGTATCTACTGATTTGTCATACCAAACCTTCATAAATATTCTTTGGGTTTCATCCCTTTTCCTATTGTGTGAATGAATCTTGCACTCAGGGGCAGACCCATGCAAGGGACAAATCAATCATGAATTACTTTATTATGTTACCATTAGAATGCCCAACCAACACAAGCTTTTAGGACACCGCTGTATCCGACAACTCGATGTCCTAGAGAGTATCGGATTTGCTATTTGCTGTTTGCCTGAGCAAACGAGTACAAACTAAATAGACAAACTGATGAAATTGTCAGAATTGGGCAAGCTTCCCCAAGGAGGGGGATGACATCTTGAATATTAGAAGTTTTTAATCAAAAAACATAATAGTGAGCTTCCAGGAGATTACATCTTAATTCCATGATATGGCAATATACTtcaaggaaaagaagaaaagaatcatTTCGAAACTATTTGAACAATGCAAGATATGGCAATAAACTAATAACAATACCCCCTGTAACACTCTTACCTTCCAAGTCTTGATGTATTATCATACTCTGCTGAAGTAGCAAACTCAAGGCTCTGCTGAAGTAGTAAACTCAAAGTTCGACAAATGTTGGACAAAACTTTCCGACAAAACCCAAGTACCAAACAATAAATAATCTCATTTCTGGCATAATTACAATTCATTGGTGTTTcgcatccttttttttttctttgcaattccagaagaagaaaaaaaaaacatatttttaGTTTATATTAGCCAAAAAAAAGTGACTGTAAAAGCGACGCTAATCCTACaccaaaagaatttttttattttgatagagcAAAAACAACAATCTTTCTATTGTGGACAATTTAACACAACATACATCAACAGTTTCAAATTTACCTTACTATTGTGGAACTAGAATGTGAAATTTTTTAATTAGAAACTTAAACAGAAGAAAGAAGGGGAGTACTGTGGTCTTGATTCCCTGCAGACTCCTGATTTGGCTTCAGAGCTGGATCCCTATAAGCGGTCGGAAGTTTctccagaaattcaggcattgTAGGATCGTTTTCATTGTCTCTGTCTTTCTTTATCACACTCTGTACCAAATGCACAATATTACGAGTCAATACTCGTTGATACAcgaaaaatttaggttcaatttctTGATTAGCAGTTAAAGAATGATTAATAGTACCTCAGCAGAATGGGAATCGAAAATTGGTAAGAAACGTTTCCGACAGTATTCGTTGAATAAAAGAGTGATAatcaaaagtgggagaattaaGGTTGATGCAACGGGAAGCTTCTTCAATCCAAATATCCCAATTGCAATAGTTTGCAGTAACAGAAGAGAAAATATTGTCGAATTATGAACAGTAGGCCACAACTTGCCGCCAGTTTCATATCTTGGTTGATATACATCTAGTAACTGCAAAATGATTTCCAGATGTTATTTGCTAGAATTTACAAAGCATAAAAACTACTACGAAGTATTATGTTAGGCATACATGTGTGAAAGAGTTATTCTAACCTGGTTACGATAGATAATGTATCCAAGACAGAAATAAGCCAAGAGAAAAGGCAGAATCAATGGAGCTAGGAAGACATATGTAAGGCCGAGAAGTCCAAAAAAAAGAATTCTCGGGACTTCACTGTGGAAAGGAAGAGATGGAGCTTCGTCATCATGACTTCCTACACAGTTTTTAACCGAAGTACAAAGAAGAGGAGCCACTCTGAAGATTTCCGATGATAGACTCGTCCATCCATTAGTGACAACATAAGCAATAAAGAACGATGCCTGTAGAGGAAACATAATCAAGCAATAAGGTAAGCTTGATAAATCAAGTATCCAGAATGGGTTACAgtaatcctagaaatatcaagaGTTTCATAGCACAGCTGATTCATAACTGAGGTATCTTGCTGAAAAACAGAATAATATACAAAACGGTAACAGAAAAAGATCTTTAATACATCCTTACCTGTGCTGGAACAAGCACAGCAAGCTTTGTGGGAATATTCTTTGGTTCAAGGAAAGTATCCACTTGCCTAAAAGCTGATCCAGAGAGTACGTTGGCAAAAAAGATGTTCCATACAGTAAAGATGAGTACTTTAGTGCAAGCACTTCTCTCTATCCTACTATAGGAACTAAAACCTTGCATGGACGAAAAGAGCATCATGATGGGAGGCACAATTTTTAAGAACAAAGTAAGTATGAGACTCGGCAGATAACCTGTAATCACTTGACTTACGAAAGTTCTGCATATTGTAAAAAAATATCAATTAGATTTTCTGCATTGAACTTTATGTACTTGGGTAATAACATAAACTAACTTTGATTACACCGGATGCAACAAGAGGTAGCTCCAGTTACCCTGAAATTCTGTGAAACTGAAATGAACCTGAAAGGAAATATGCATTTCAAGATTAGACACTTACATGTTAAGTATGCCTTTCAGAAAAGGAAACAGCGTCTTCAGTTGATCCAGATTGGCAAGACCTTGAACAAATACAACGGGAATAAGGAACAGAACCGTAAGAACAATTGATAAAACAACAACCACCAGCTTGGAAATCCATCTCTGCATGAACGACGGAGAGAAGAATGGCCAATAAACATCACGAGGCTCAGGTGCTTGCTCTGTGACCCACTCAGTGGGATTATCTGACTGACGCATGTCGGAGGCAACTGCAGCACCATATCGGGTTTTGAAGGAAACAAATGCTGCTGGTACTTCCTGCCAAATTGAAGCAGATATAGAATGAAATGGGTATTTAGTATTTCTCAATGCAAAACAACGGTAAACAGAACATATAaagattcagaataataaatactccctccgttttaaaAAAGAGATACTATCACTTTTTAATTTGGCCTagttttaggctaaaatgaaaaagtgatagtatctcttcttttcttttctttttttaaatggAGGTAGTATTATGCAATTCTTTTGAAGTATATTTTCAGAAAGCGTACTGACTGACAGCATGTGGATttttaaagaaaactgaaaatgcaCAACTACCACTACCAGATGAACGGCCCAGTGAAATAGTGACAAAGGGTTATTGTGGAAAACCTATCCCTGTAAAGGACGACCACTCTGTAACAAGTTAGATGACCCAAGATGTTAATCAGTGCATAAGTAGCTCTTTTCCCACTGAAACTCGAGTTCCCCCGTGCCACTGCACATATTGGGTTGCATGGTCTGAATAGTATGGTATTCTGGTAAGTTAAACCCCATATAGCACTAAACACTTGATAAGCGGGAAAATCTAGTACTCTAATGTAAGAATAATGTTAGTAAGAATTCATTTAAAACATGATTTTCCGTTATGAGGAACAGTTCTTTCTTTTTTGCAGTAAAGTAGTGGAGTGATTGTTTAGTGACTAAACATGTAACAACCAGAATAGTGGTCATGATAAACCATGCCATACAGTAATGCATATCTCTTCTGCCAATGAAACATCTGAGTGAGGCACTCAAACGTTCCTCCAATTAACCCAACTTCATTTCAAGATGGCCTAACAATCAACTTTCTGCTAAACAATTATTAGAACCTGAGGGTGAAATTTCTCACAAGGAGTATTCATTTTAAGCAGGTGACCCTTTTATGCATATGCAAGTTCTCCATATCAGTCTAGAAATGTGCAATGAATCGGGAGGAAAATGCAACCAACCAACATACAAGAGTTCAGAATTTAATTTAGCATCTGAAATGCAGGGAGAAACTAAGGGAAGTCTCAGAAAATATCCTTACGATAAGACTCTTGATTCTGCTTGGTGTGTTGACCACAGTATGTGACAAATAGGTAGAAGAATGATATTCCATTAAAAAACTCCTAATACTTTCGCTGAACTTGCCAAGTCGGGATACAGGGACACCACGAACTAAAACGGTGAACTGATGTGGCTGAGGTTTGGACGCATAAAAATAAGCAATTCTTGTTGATGAAATATATTTGTATTCCTGCATAATTGATATCAAAAGAAATGTAAATCTTCACTACAAAATGTTTTCAATATGGGTTGCAAGAAGGAAATGTCAAATCTCTAAATCCAGGACGGTGCCTAATAGTACTGAAGACAAATTTTGAAATTTATCAAAAAATCTGAAAGAAATAACTTACTATAAAAAGAAGATAGCAAACAAATGCCGTGATAAAATATATAACACAGAAGTGAACCCATAACCTGCAAGAAGAATTGCAATATGATGCTGAAAATCTCTTCTAAAATGATAATATTAGGAAGTCGATTACAAAACAAGACTTTCATTCACAAATTAACCACTTCAAGCTTTAGGAAGCCTTTTTAACAATAATTACCCACAATTCTATCCATGTTTTCTACCTGACATCTGACGAAAAGGTCAAGGGAGTAATACCTTTTTGAGCCATCATTTACATTTGCAATGCTGAACAAGTCCAAAGACTTATTTGGAATACCGGCAAAGTCCGAGGCATGTATCTGAGTCCCAAAATAGTTAATTGGAAGAAGGATAAAGATCCCAATAACAGCAGCAACTGTAAATACTTTTACACTGCCCAAGAGACCAAATTGTTCAGTTAATAAGAACACCCTTTTCGCAAAGATATAAAATATAATTGTTTGTAATTATCATGTATAAATTTACCTGAATGTGAAAATACGCATAAAGACAACAGCATCCAAACCTGTACTCGACAAAAGATCGTCTTCTGAGAGCTGCCATGCCCTTCTAACCCAGCCTGTAGAAGGCAATAGCCTATCTAAATGGAAATCACCACTACTCTTCTTTGTTTTTCCTTCGGCAACCAACCGTGGAATATATACATGATTGTAACTTGGTTGCTTCCTTAGTATAGAATAGAATGTGAAATACAAAACACATATGACAACATTAATTCCGACAGAAGTTAAAAGAGCCGAAACAATCATTATTTTATACTGTTCCCAGTCTTATATCTATGTTATTTGAATCAGTTTCTCACTGCCATAACCAACTGGAAATGTGGAAATATGTACTGAATTTGCCACAGAAGGTCACTCTCATATATAAGACCTGCAACCATAAAAATAAAACAAGTCTGGAAATTTTAAAGCTGGGAATTATTTTCTTTAACGCAATTATACAAACACTTAATCTACATAGACGAACAACATCACATCTCtcgggattttttttttctttttctaattttgaTGAAACCCCAAGCAGCATTGAAGTGTATTAAATCTGAAAATCAAGAAATTGAGCTAATAGAAGTAATCAAATGTTATAATAAATCAATCAGTGATACTAGGTTATCATATCTAGCTCCAATAGAAACCTACAAAAATTAGCtaaaacacataaaattcaaccGAATCAGAAAGACCCATCATGTGAATGAAGGAGAATGAACTGTGTCAGTTTTTGTGGTTGAGAGATTCTTAAGAAATTTGAGACACAGATAAATAATGGCGGATGCGCCCTTGAAGTTTATAcactgaaaacaaaacaaaagaataagttGGGCTACTTGCCTCTCTGTGTGATGTGTCTCTGTGTACTTGACCCGCGTGTGAGATTTGAACGAATGCGTTACTAGAAACGATCTTATTCTAATCATTTACTACTATATATCTGGATTTCGTGTATTCTAATCGTACCAAACTAAATATATCTGGATTTCGTGTTCTAAATCGTACCAAACTAAATATTCTTTGGGGTTTCATCCCTTGTCgacataaaaatatttttaatagGGGCTAACAGCTTTTCCAATAGTATGTGTGTGAGTAAAAAAGTATTTGTTCATATGGGATATATATCCACTTTTAAAAACAACCTTTTCCAACCCCAATTTCTTGGGCTACTATATAGCTGACATGACATAGATTTTGGTAGACATCCACTTGGTAAACCTCTTATTCTAGAGGTTCATGGAGAGGATGTCTACCCATCCTAATCCGCCTTTTCTAAACTAAAATAAGTTTATTTTattcaaaattgatttttgatTGCAAATTTATATTTCTGTTATAAAGTAATGTTGCTCAACTCACTTGCAGACTTCCACATTAATCCATGGTAACAGCATATATGGTATATGTATACGCACATATCAGAGTATTAATAGTAGATAGTAATCAAGTACTGAGCTAATTAGAGAACATATGCTCAAGTGATAAAGGGAGATAGTTTTCTATTTCATTTCTTTCTATCTATCTTAAACAGAATGTTACAAGGCTCTATATAGCCGAGAGAAAGAAGTAATAAAGGCCACGTATTAAGCTACGTGTCCAAAATAGAATTATAGATAATCTTTAACACTTAAGAAATGTAACTAAGCCGGTGGATCAGCCACGAATGTTTATCCTTAGGCCTTGTAATGAACAGTCCGGATATCCTTCATGGTGGGCCACCCATATATAGACGTATctatataacactcccccttggaccaCCATCACTTGTTAAAGCATTGCTGGTAAATTCTGATAGGACAAAATCCGAGCGAAGCTTCAAGCTGTGCTTTTGTTATCTTGTTAAATTTGCTAGGAAAAACCATGTGCGGTAAAAACCTGAAGCAGATTGTACATACTCATCTCAAGAAACTCTATGGATATACATTTTCTTAGATGATTATCACCGTTCTAAGTCgatatctcattaaaaacctcgccATGAAAACccagaagggaaaaaaaaaactgaacgtAGGAAAACATGAGTAGTCAGAACGATGATAGATCCAcggatgttgcctcgttaaaacctttctcgaaaaaacccagagggacaaaaaccagaacgaaggaaaaagagtacaacatttgAAACCGTGGATAACAGTGGACCcgcatgcctcattaaaaccttgataaggaaaacccaatgggacaaaaccttgactaaggaaaaagagtacacgacgTAATGTCCAACATACCCAATATCCATAGTATTCTGTGGCTTTACTCCCCCTGATGAGTAGGCATCTTAGTTGATCATTATGTTCGATAGTATTGCATAGAGACCACGAGCCATCTTCTAATGACTTCGGCAGCTTCAGCTTCCTTTAGTTGAAAAAATTGTTCTGATCTATCTTTGTGCAATTTGTTAATGATCATCTTGTTTTGCCAGCATTTTATTCTTCACTAGCTTTATCTGAACAATCATAATCGATCGGAGGATGAACAAGTATCCTCTAATACCAGACTATTAGCTAGGAAAATGTTTAGCTGTTTTAACAAACCtgccaaaaatcaaaacttaaacagTCTGATTAGCTTTTCTCTGAGGGAGACATCTAGCGATCTTTTATGCAAAAGATCAAGCTTAATGGTACcacgaagatgaagaagttttctTTGGACCAATATCTCGATATTGGTGCTGGGTATAACCAGGCTTACAAACCCAATATCAGGTATTTGTAGCATATTTCAGCTAATATACCATCTACACATTTTTTGTGTAATACCAACCACAAAGTGATACATCTCCTTTGTTGAGATGTAAATCGATTAATCTTAAAAGTAAGAGACTGTCTAGATGCAATTGTGCAAGCTTATCCATTTAAACATGTCCAACCCTTTAAGGTTGACGAAAATAATGGACTTCCATCTACAATGCTCAACCAACAGATTGAGACCTTGTTTTACCGAGAGTTCATCTCGAACTCctgctttaagcatttttgtgctttgGAGAAATCTTCAGAAGCTCCAACAAAGTAGACGTTGCATAAATCAAATCTAGTAAATGCACAATTTATGAGCATATAAGATGGTTCACATATCCCTGGATAATATAAGCATTCACTAAGACGATTTACCATTTTCGTCCTTATTGGGAAAATGCACATGACATGGTGATTCTACTGATAGGTGAAAACCTTCAGGAATTCATTTGCAGTTATCTGTATCTAGACTTTCATACAGATTTGCAGTATCCACATCCATTAGATGCACGTAGAGTCCTTAAAAGACTGCCAGACAATACCAAAAAAGTAGTTGCATCCGTAACAAGGAATATGTTTCTTTGTAATCCATTTCATGTTTCTATTAAAGACTTTGTGCC
Coding sequences within:
- the LOC113275894 gene encoding CSC1-like protein HYP1, producing MIVSALLTSVGINVVICVLYFTFYSILRKQPSYNHVYIPRLVAEGKTKKSSGDFHLDRLLPSTGWVRRAWQLSEDDLLSSTGLDAVVFMRIFTFSVKVFTVAAVIGIFILLPINYFGTQIHASDFAGIPNKSLDLFSIANVNDGSKRLWVHFCVIYFITAFVCYLLFIEYKYISSTRIAYFYASKPQPHQFTVLVRGVPVSRLGKFSESIRSFLMEYHSSTYLSHTVVNTPSRIKSLIEVPAAFVSFKTRYGAAVASDMRQSDNPTEWVTEQAPEPRDVYWPFFSPSFMQRWISKLVVVVLSIVLTVLFLIPVVFVQGLANLDQLKTLFPFLKGILNITFVSQVITGYLPSLILTLFLKIVPPIMMLFSSMQGFSSYSRIERSACTKVLIFTVWNIFFANVLSGSAFRQVDTFLEPKNIPTKLAVLVPAQASFFIAYVVTNGWTSLSSEIFRVAPLLCTSVKNCVGSHDDEAPSLPFHSEVPRILFFGLLGLTYVFLAPLILPFLLAYFCLGYIIYRNQLLDVYQPRYETGGKLWPTVHNSTIFSLLLLQTIAIGIFGLKKLPVASTLILPLLIITLLFNEYCRKRFLPIFDSHSAESVIKKDRDNENDPTMPEFLEKLPTAYRDPALKPNQESAGNQDHSTPLLSSV
- the LOC113275893 gene encoding CSC1-like protein HYP1 — protein: MIVSALLTSVGINLVVCIIYFTLYSILRKQPSYNHVYIPRLVAEGKAKNGGDFHLDRLLPSTGWIRRAWQLSEDDLLLTTGLDAVVFIRILTFSIKVFTVAAVIGIFILVPINYFGTQINASDFADIPNKSLDLFSIANVNDGSKRLWVHFCVVYFITAFVCYLLFIEYKYITLKRIACFYASKPQPHQFTVLVLGVPVSRLGNSSESIRNLFMEYHPSTYLSHTVVNTPSRIKSLIEVPAAFVSFKTRYGAAVVSDMRQSDNPTEWVTEQAPEPRDVYWPFFSPSFMQRWISKLVVIVLSIVLTVLFLIPVVFVQGLTNLNQLKKLFPFMKGILNITFVNQVITGYLPSLILTLFLKIVPPIMMLFSSMQGFSSYSRIERSACTKVLIFTVWNIFFANVLSGSAIMQFDDLLEPKNIPMKLAVAVPAQASFFIAYVVTNGWTSLSAEIFRVAPLLWTSLKNCVGSHDFDPPSLPLHSEVPRILFFGLLGLTYVFLAPLILPFLLAYFCLGYIVYRNQLLDVFEPRYETGGKLWPTVHNSTILSLLLLQTIAIGIFGLKKLPVASTLILPLLIITLLFNEYCRKRFLPIFESHSAESVIKKDRENENENDPTMPEFLEKLPTAYRDPSLKPNQESAGNRNHRTPLLSSI